In Caballeronia sp. SBC1, the DNA window CCGTTACTACACCAAAGGAAACCTCGCCCAGAGCTGGAAGTATGCGAGCAGTTGGCTGGTCGGAACTGAGTCGAAATTCTGCAGCGGCCAATTGAAGGCAGATCAATCGCTCGACATGAACAAGTCGAGTATCTTCGAAACGGAGATCACGCCGCCGGACGTCAGTTTCGGGTCGGGAGCGTGAGTTCGCTGATGCAGGAAGCTGCCGCCCGGCTGTTCGATGCCGCCACTGTCAGCAATCCGCCACATTGCTGACGTAGAACCCGACCCGCCCCAATGTCGACGATGGCCGAAGACCCGTCCGTCAACGCAGCGTTCTGAGATGCTTAAAATCGGCCATTACAGATGCTCACGCGCCCCGAATCTGTACCATTACGAATGTCGGAGCGACAAGAAATTCGAAAGAGTCCTGCCGACCCAAAACGGTCATCGAACTCACTCAACGGGTGCATTCGCGGGCGACGTTTTCAGAAAATACTCAAACAAGCTGCCACCACGATTTTTCCCCAACGTTTTTTCCATTTGTTGCCTTGGCCAATATAGAAAAAGCACCAACCTGAAAACCCGCCGCCCACCCCAGCTTAATCATAACTTTCGGTCTGTGCCCGCTCCAAGTCCGCGTGCGCTTCATCCACCTTGCGTTGGCGATCGGCAATTTTCTTTGAGCTTTTTCCCTGAGTTCTGGCTTCTTGCAAATCGTGTTCGCGTTCCGCCAGCTTTTTCTCTGCCGCGGCAACTTTGCGCTGGCTCGCGCTGCGCAATACATCATCTGTGCAGTTGGCATTCATCCGCCCAAGCGCGGTCTCCAGGCCGTCGACGCGCCTTGCATTGCCATACGCCTTAGCGTATGTAATCTCCCTCTCCAACGCAGAACGCTTTGCGTCACAGCCACCCGCTTGTGCCCAGGCAAGCATCGGACACATTACTGAGGACAACAACAGAACTTTGAGGGTGGTCTTCATTTACTACCTTGATAGATGTTGGTTGATGCGCTCGAATAGAGCTGATCGAGCATCGATGGCGCATCATATGAGTCCCCGACAAGTCCAACACGAACGAAGGACCCATCGGGGTAAAAAAATAAAAGACAACTCGTCAAGTTGCTCGCGAAGCATTTAAAAACGAACTACCCATCACCCACCCACCAGCGACTTCCCTTGCGAAAGAATCTTGTCACAAACCTGCTTTGTAACTTGCTGCTTCAACCCACCGCCACTCAGATCAACCTGCTTCCCATCGCCACTTTTCAAGAGACCAGCCGCCCCAGCGGTATACCCACTATCCGACGACGCAGCCGATGTCCCGCCCAGCTTGCTCATCAGCGAATCCTTAACCGACGACGCCCCATTCCCACTGAGATAGTTGTTCTTGATACAGAACTGCAGCACACCCGCGACATTACTCGTACTACCCGATGTCAAGGATGACCCGGTCAACCCGCTAGTCATCCCGCTCATGCTCCCCAGGCTGCTGAGCCCGCTGGACGATGACCCATCAGAGCTTCCGCCTCCCTTCAACAAATTGCCAAGCTGCGCGTGAGCGGCTGAAAAGGGTAACAACATCGCAATTGCGATACCTGCAACGGTGCTGCGATACGTGAGGACTTTCATACTCGGACTCCTTCGGTGGCTAAAACCAGCCTCTAATATAGTGCGTTTCACGCAAGGCGTTGAATAAGAACGTCCTCGGCTTGCGATAAACCAATTTAGACGGAGTGCTGATGATAAAAAATGACAAAAACATCAATGAAAGTCCCGGCTCACGCTCGTCAACCCACCCAGCAGATACGACATATCCACCAACCGCTGCGCAACGAGATGTCGAACCTCGCCCTCGCATTGCCACGTACCGTACACGGCGAGCAACGTCGATCCGAGCGCTTCACGGCGCTGCTTCTCCAGCAGACTAGGCCATACGATCACGTTGACGTTACCGGTCTCATCTTCAATCGTGACGAACATCACACCCTTCGCCGTTCCAGGCCGTTGACGCACCGTTACAAGTCCGCACCCGCGCGCTAACCGCCCGTTCCTGTAACCATGCAACGTGGCAGCCGGCATCAACCGCTGCTCAAGCAACGCCGGCCGCAACAGTTCAAGCGGATGACGTCCGAGAGACAGACCCGTAGCCTTGTAGTCGCTGACAATATCGTCGGCCTCAGAAGGCGCGCCGAGCAGCGGCGTGACATCTTCCACGCGTGCATTGTTGAGCAGATCCTTGTCGGGCACTGCGGCCACGGATTGCCATAACGCTTCCCGTCGATTACCGGCGAGCGAAGTCAACGCATTGGCCGCCGCCAGCGCCTGCAGGTCATGCCGGTCAAGTTGCGCCCGTTGCGCAAGATCACCCACATTCTCGAACGGACGTACGCTACGCGCCGTTTCAATACGCTCGGCTGCACCGTCGCGCATTCCGCGAAGCAGTGATAGTCCCAGTCGCACAGCAGGCCTGCTGTCATCGCCTCGCTGTTCATCCGGATACTCAAGCACCGAATCCCAGCCGCTTACCGTAACGTCAGCGGGAAACACAACAACACCATGGCGCTTCGCATCCTGCACGAGTTGCGAAGGGGAGTAGAAACCCATCGGTTGCGAGTTGAGCATGGCCGCGAGAAACGCTGCTGGTTCATGTCGCTTCAACCAACTGCTGACATACACAAGCAGCGCAAAACTCGCCGCATGGCTTTCAGGAAAACCATATTCACCGAAGCCCTTGATCTGCTCGAAGATGGCGTCTGCGAAGGCTTTTTTATAACCGTTCTTGGTCATGCCATTCACAATGCGATCGTAGTACTTCTCCAGGCCGCCTTTGCGTTTCCAGGCGGCCATCGCGCGGCGCAATTCGTCGGCTTCACCGGCAGTGAAGCCGGCAGCGATCATCGCGATCTGCATGACCTGTTCCTGAAAAATTGGCACGCCCAAGGTTCTGTCGAGCGCGACTTTCAGATCGTCGTTTGGAAAACTCACCGGCTCCAAACCCTGACGCCGCCGCAAATACGGATGCACCGCGCCACCCTGAATCGGACCGGGCCGTACGATCGCAACCTCGATCACCAGATCGTAAAACGTCTGCGGCCGCAGTCGCGGCAACATCGACATCTGCGCGCGCGACTCAATCTGGAATACGCCGATCGTGTCCGCCTGCGAGATCATCTCGTAGGTCGCCGGATCTTCACGAGGAATGTCCTGCATCTCGAAGCGCTCGCCGCGTTTCTCCGAAACCATATCGAGTGTGCGTCGAATGGCCGACAGCATGCCGAGCGCAAGCACATCGACTTTTAAAAGCCCCAGCGCTTCCAGATCGTCCTTGTCCCACTGGATCACGCTGCGATCCGGCATAGCTGCATTTTCGACAGGAACCAGCCGCGTGAGTTTTTCCCGGCTGATCACAAAACCGCCTGAATGCTGCGACAAATGCCGCGGAAAATTCAGCAATTGCGCCGCCAGCGCCGCCCACGATTGAATCAACACATTCTCTGGATCGAGCCCGGATTCAATGAAGCGCTGCAGCAGGTCATGACTGGTATCGAACCACTGATGCGACTTCGCAACGCGATCCACAATCTGCGGATCGACACCCAGCGCCTTGCCCGTTTCACGCAATGCGCCACGCGGCCGATACGTCGATACAGCCGCAGCAATCGCCGTACGATCACGCCCGTATTTACGATAGATGTACTGGATCACTTCCTCGCGCCGCTGATGCTCGAAGTCGAC includes these proteins:
- a CDS encoding DUF1090 domain-containing protein; protein product: MKTTLKVLLLSSVMCPMLAWAQAGGCDAKRSALEREITYAKAYGNARRVDGLETALGRMNANCTDDVLRSASQRKVAAAEKKLAEREHDLQEARTQGKSSKKIADRQRKVDEAHADLERAQTESYD
- a CDS encoding DUF2501 domain-containing protein, yielding MKVLTYRSTVAGIAIAMLLPFSAAHAQLGNLLKGGGSSDGSSSSGLSSLGSMSGMTSGLTGSSLTSGSTSNVAGVLQFCIKNNYLSGNGASSVKDSLMSKLGGTSAASSDSGYTAGAAGLLKSGDGKQVDLSGGGLKQQVTKQVCDKILSQGKSLVGG
- a CDS encoding error-prone DNA polymerase, whose protein sequence is MDTTFSMLPAYAELFAFSNFTFLHGASRGEELVARAAQLGYAGLAITDECSLAGVVRAHVEAKKLNFPLVIGSYFKLVNADLSPAFGLILLATNRNGYGNLSELITIARMRSKKGAYLLTPNDLARPDKEFAHLRGMPDCLAILVPDFPAKQAALDAQIEWLDTTFPQRAWVGLTLHQRALDDMHRGTVEHVAAFHKVRVVATGNVVMHVRSRKPLQDTMTAIRIGKPVSECGYDLTPNAEQHLRSRLRLANLYPEYTLGETLNVLKRCTFSLDELHYEYPNEIVPAGFTHAAYLRQETYVGAHRRFPLGIPHKVQAQIEHELELIEYMKYEAYFLTVYDLVRFARSEHILCQGRGSAANSAVCYCLGVTEVDPASSNMLFERFISKERGEPPDIDVDFEHQRREEVIQYIYRKYGRDRTAIAAAVSTYRPRGALRETGKALGVDPQIVDRVAKSHQWFDTSHDLLQRFIESGLDPENVLIQSWAALAAQLLNFPRHLSQHSGGFVISREKLTRLVPVENAAMPDRSVIQWDKDDLEALGLLKVDVLALGMLSAIRRTLDMVSEKRGERFEMQDIPREDPATYEMISQADTIGVFQIESRAQMSMLPRLRPQTFYDLVIEVAIVRPGPIQGGAVHPYLRRRQGLEPVSFPNDDLKVALDRTLGVPIFQEQVMQIAMIAAGFTAGEADELRRAMAAWKRKGGLEKYYDRIVNGMTKNGYKKAFADAIFEQIKGFGEYGFPESHAASFALLVYVSSWLKRHEPAAFLAAMLNSQPMGFYSPSQLVQDAKRHGVVVFPADVTVSGWDSVLEYPDEQRGDDSRPAVRLGLSLLRGMRDGAAERIETARSVRPFENVGDLAQRAQLDRHDLQALAAANALTSLAGNRREALWQSVAAVPDKDLLNNARVEDVTPLLGAPSEADDIVSDYKATGLSLGRHPLELLRPALLEQRLMPAATLHGYRNGRLARGCGLVTVRQRPGTAKGVMFVTIEDETGNVNVIVWPSLLEKQRREALGSTLLAVYGTWQCEGEVRHLVAQRLVDMSYLLGGLTSVSRDFH